In the genome of Massilia sp. PAMC28688, one region contains:
- a CDS encoding hydrolase 2, exosortase A system-associated, translating to MNAPMHSTPRVLPFFFDAEPGTRFSLYHAPSPHVPARGAILYVHPFAEELNHSRRMAALQSRRFAAMGFAVLQIDLFGCGDSCGDFNTARWDLWKRDLAIARDWLAERSAGPLYLWGLRLGALLALDFAAASHADGIIMWQPFLNGHTCLNQFLRQRDSSRRAGALRSQLLARGAIEVAGYELALPLAQAIDACDAATLPLPACPVHWLASGEPAPRRLAASAARLQQRWAARGVRLYFHPIQGLPFWLGGVAECPALLDATCAILAPEEP from the coding sequence ATGAATGCACCAATGCACTCCACCCCGCGCGTCCTGCCGTTTTTCTTTGACGCCGAACCCGGCACCCGATTCAGTTTGTATCACGCGCCTTCGCCCCATGTTCCCGCCCGCGGCGCCATCCTGTATGTCCACCCGTTTGCCGAAGAACTCAATCATTCGCGCCGCATGGCCGCGCTGCAGTCGCGCCGCTTCGCCGCCATGGGCTTTGCGGTCTTGCAGATCGACCTGTTCGGCTGCGGCGACAGCTGCGGCGACTTCAACACGGCCCGCTGGGACCTCTGGAAGCGCGACCTGGCCATCGCCCGCGACTGGCTGGCCGAACGCAGCGCCGGCCCGCTGTACCTGTGGGGCCTGCGCCTGGGCGCCCTGCTGGCGCTCGACTTTGCCGCCGCCAGCCACGCCGACGGCATCATCATGTGGCAACCCTTCCTCAACGGGCACACCTGCCTGAACCAGTTCCTGCGCCAGCGTGACAGTTCGCGCCGCGCGGGCGCGCTGCGTTCCCAGCTGCTCGCGCGCGGCGCCATCGAAGTGGCCGGCTATGAACTGGCGCTGCCGCTGGCCCAGGCGATTGACGCCTGCGACGCCGCCACCCTGCCCCTGCCCGCGTGCCCGGTCCACTGGCTGGCCAGCGGCGAGCCGGCGCCACGGCGCCTTGCCGCCAGTGCCGCCCGGCTGCAGCAGCGCTGGGCGGCGCGCGGGGTGCGTCTCTATTTCCATCCCATTCAAGGCCTGCCATTCTGGCTCGGCGGGGTGGCCGAATGCCCGGCCCTGCTGGACGCCACCTGCGCCATCCTTGCGCCGGAGGAGCCATGA
- a CDS encoding methyltransferase domain-containing protein, which translates to MDISLLRLFFQSRQAWPLQIGVAGCGDGSAALALARAGHQVYAADADPAAVALARQLGGADMLVDVAGPHALPWPSHSLDLCVAPHGWDGAFGELMRVIRPGGALFLDQAGADMRTRLVLAGVAWLDQISCPDGGLFAFKPVQADCCPAAAERRPCCDPAA; encoded by the coding sequence ATGGACATCTCGCTACTGCGTTTGTTTTTCCAGTCACGCCAGGCCTGGCCCCTGCAAATCGGGGTGGCGGGGTGTGGCGACGGCAGCGCGGCACTGGCGCTGGCCCGCGCCGGCCACCAGGTGTATGCGGCTGATGCCGATCCGGCGGCCGTGGCGCTGGCGCGCCAGCTGGGCGGCGCCGACATGCTGGTGGATGTGGCCGGGCCGCACGCCCTGCCATGGCCGTCGCACAGCCTCGACCTGTGCGTGGCGCCGCATGGCTGGGATGGCGCCTTCGGTGAACTGATGCGCGTGATCCGCCCCGGTGGTGCGCTGTTTCTGGACCAGGCCGGCGCTGACATGCGCACCCGCCTGGTGCTGGCCGGTGTCGCCTGGCTCGACCAGATCAGTTGTCCGGACGGCGGGCTGTTTGCCTTCAAGCCGGTGCAAGCAGATTGCTGCCCAGCCGCAGCAGAAAGGCGCCCTTGCTGCGATCCTGCGGCATGA
- a CDS encoding polysaccharide deacetylase family protein, which translates to MQLPLSILVYHRVLAQPDPLFPDLVDAARFAVHLRLLRRWCRVLPLAQAVRRLHERSLPSRAVCITFDGGYADHASVALPLLQRFGLPATFFVASGFLDGGYRWSDAVVELVRKAPGVRLDLSCSGLGIYDIGCSARRRAVIDLILAALATLPPVERLARVHAMTRCVTPTMLSSDQVIALHRAGMDIGAHTVTQQALSTLSNAEARAEIGNSRARLEALVQAPVRMFSYPEGKPGADFEKRHGNMLRSAGFEAAVTTATGAARAASDPFELPRLMPQDRSKGAFLLRLGSNLLAPA; encoded by the coding sequence ATGCAATTACCCCTCTCCATCCTGGTCTACCACCGCGTGCTGGCCCAGCCCGACCCCTTGTTTCCGGACCTGGTCGACGCGGCCCGTTTTGCCGTGCACCTGCGCCTGCTGCGGCGCTGGTGCCGGGTACTGCCCCTGGCGCAGGCAGTGCGGCGCCTGCACGAACGCTCCCTGCCCAGCCGCGCGGTATGCATCACCTTCGATGGCGGCTACGCCGATCACGCCAGCGTGGCCTTGCCGCTGCTGCAGCGCTTCGGCTTGCCGGCCACGTTTTTCGTGGCCAGCGGCTTCCTCGATGGCGGCTACCGCTGGAGTGACGCCGTCGTCGAACTGGTGCGCAAGGCGCCCGGCGTGCGCCTGGACCTGTCGTGCAGCGGCCTGGGGATCTATGACATCGGCTGCAGCGCCCGCCGCCGCGCCGTCATCGACCTGATCCTGGCGGCACTGGCGACCTTGCCCCCGGTCGAACGGCTGGCGCGCGTGCATGCCATGACGCGCTGCGTCACCCCCACCATGCTCAGTTCCGACCAGGTCATTGCCCTGCACCGGGCCGGAATGGATATCGGCGCCCATACCGTCACCCAGCAAGCCCTGTCGACGCTGTCAAATGCCGAAGCGCGGGCCGAAATCGGCAACAGCCGCGCGCGCCTGGAAGCCCTGGTGCAGGCGCCCGTGCGCATGTTTTCCTACCCCGAGGGCAAACCGGGCGCCGACTTTGAAAAGCGCCACGGCAACATGCTGCGCTCGGCCGGCTTTGAAGCGGCCGTCACGACCGCCACCGGTGCCGCGCGCGCCGCCAGCGACCCGTTCGAACTGCCCCGGCTCATGCCGCAGGATCGCAGCAAGGGCGCCTTTCTGCTGCGGCTGGGCAGCAATCTGCTTGCACCGGCTTGA